The following proteins are co-located in the Ensifer sp. WSM1721 genome:
- a CDS encoding extracellular solute-binding protein, producing the protein MRAVLSGLVMLLAANTLANEAMAAPVHAISMHGEPALPADFKHFPYVNPNVKKGGKISYGVVGTFDSLNPFILKSMRTTARGMWDPGFGNLVYESLMQRSQDEPFTMYGLLAETVEWDDDRTFIQFNLNPKARWADGQPVTAEDVIFTFELLRDKGRAPFSNRLSKVAKMEKVGERSVRFTFNEDADREFPLLLAISPVLPRHAINVDTFDRTTLEPPLGSGPYRVAEVKPGERIVYRRNPDYWGKDLPSKIGIDNYDEISVEYFLQENTLFEAFKKGEIDVYPEGSATKWARAYDFPAVRSGDVIKETFKPRTPSGMLGFVFNTRKPMFDNIKLRQGLALVFDFEWVNKNLFDGAYTRTQSYWQNSSLSFLGAAADDRELGLMGDIRERINPAILDGTYRLPVTDGSGRDRNVLREAVTLLREAGYSIKDGKMVDAKGTPLAFEIMSQNAGQEKIALAYQRFLAPLGIVARVRTVDDSQYQLRSQSFDYDVIIKSFPSSLSPGVEQVGRWGSQSRDRQGSENFAGVADKDVDKLINNILQARSPEDFTAAVRAHDRLLVNNSYLVPLYHLDAQWIARWKHIGRPSTVPLYGYQLPTWWDERAQ; encoded by the coding sequence TTGCGCGCAGTTCTTTCCGGTTTGGTCATGCTCCTGGCAGCCAACACGTTGGCCAATGAAGCTATGGCCGCTCCGGTCCATGCGATCTCGATGCACGGCGAGCCTGCACTGCCGGCAGACTTCAAGCACTTCCCCTATGTCAATCCCAACGTGAAGAAGGGCGGGAAAATTTCCTATGGCGTAGTCGGCACTTTCGACAGCCTCAATCCCTTCATCCTGAAGAGCATGCGCACCACCGCGCGCGGCATGTGGGATCCGGGCTTTGGCAACCTGGTCTACGAATCGCTGATGCAGCGCTCGCAGGATGAGCCCTTCACGATGTACGGCCTGCTTGCCGAAACCGTCGAATGGGACGACGATCGCACCTTCATCCAGTTCAATCTCAATCCGAAAGCCCGCTGGGCCGACGGTCAACCGGTGACAGCCGAAGACGTGATCTTCACTTTCGAATTGCTGCGGGACAAGGGGCGCGCCCCCTTCAGCAATCGCCTTTCCAAGGTGGCGAAGATGGAGAAGGTCGGCGAACGCAGCGTGCGTTTCACCTTCAACGAGGATGCCGATCGCGAGTTTCCGCTGCTGCTGGCGATCTCGCCGGTGCTGCCGAGGCATGCCATCAATGTAGATACGTTCGACAGAACGACGCTCGAGCCGCCGCTCGGCTCGGGTCCCTACCGGGTCGCGGAGGTGAAGCCCGGCGAGCGGATCGTCTATCGCCGCAATCCTGATTACTGGGGCAAGGACCTGCCCTCGAAGATCGGTATCGACAACTACGATGAGATCTCCGTCGAGTATTTCCTTCAGGAGAATACGCTATTCGAAGCCTTCAAGAAGGGCGAGATCGACGTCTATCCCGAAGGCAGCGCCACCAAATGGGCGCGCGCCTATGATTTCCCGGCCGTTCGCTCGGGAGACGTGATCAAGGAGACGTTCAAGCCCAGGACCCCTTCCGGCATGCTCGGATTCGTCTTCAACACGCGCAAGCCGATGTTCGACAACATCAAGCTCAGGCAGGGGCTCGCTCTCGTTTTCGATTTCGAATGGGTCAACAAGAATCTTTTCGACGGCGCCTATACGCGCACCCAGAGCTACTGGCAGAACTCGTCGCTTTCCTTCCTCGGCGCTGCCGCCGACGACCGCGAGCTCGGCCTGATGGGAGACATTCGGGAGCGCATCAATCCCGCTATCCTCGACGGCACCTATCGCCTGCCGGTCACGGACGGCTCGGGCCGCGATCGAAACGTCCTGCGGGAAGCGGTGACCCTGCTTCGCGAGGCGGGTTATTCCATCAAGGACGGCAAGATGGTCGACGCGAAGGGCACCCCGCTTGCTTTCGAGATCATGAGTCAGAATGCCGGCCAGGAGAAGATTGCGCTCGCCTATCAGCGTTTTCTCGCACCGCTCGGCATCGTCGCGAGGGTGCGCACCGTCGATGATTCGCAATATCAGTTGCGCAGCCAGTCCTTCGACTACGACGTCATCATCAAGTCCTTTCCCTCGTCGCTATCACCGGGCGTGGAACAAGTCGGCCGTTGGGGCTCGCAGTCGCGGGACAGGCAGGGTAGCGAGAACTTTGCCGGAGTTGCTGACAAGGACGTCGACAAGCTTATCAACAACATCCTTCAGGCGCGGAGCCCCGAAGACTTCACCGCCGCCGTTCGCGCCCACGACCGGCTGCTTGTCAACAATTCCTACCTCGTTCCGCTTTACCACCTGGACGCGCAATGGATCGCGCGGTGGAAGCATATCGGCCGCCCATCGACTGTGCCGCTCTACGGCTATCAGCTGCCGACCTGGTGGGACGAGCGCGCCCAGTAA
- a CDS encoding invasion associated locus B family protein, whose amino-acid sequence MIFKSNFTKRAGLAALALSVAAAGAPSIASAQQAGGRPPQGWFKVCTKQEDNDVCIVQNLLTANNGQLVTAVGLISVSGKINRKVMQVSVPSARMIPPGVQMQIDGGKGVKLDYAICMPDKCVAEAPLSDALIASLKKGNEVVFTSVNFQRAPNPIKMTLEGFTGVYDGEPIEQSQLEERQRLLQEEMQKKAEDARKKLEEAQKAAKAQ is encoded by the coding sequence ATGATCTTCAAGTCGAACTTCACCAAACGCGCGGGATTGGCAGCGCTGGCGCTTTCTGTCGCAGCCGCCGGTGCGCCGAGCATCGCATCCGCGCAGCAGGCGGGAGGCAGGCCGCCGCAGGGTTGGTTCAAGGTCTGCACCAAGCAGGAAGACAACGATGTCTGCATCGTTCAGAACCTGCTGACCGCCAACAACGGTCAGCTCGTCACCGCCGTCGGCCTTATCTCCGTCTCGGGCAAGATCAATCGCAAGGTCATGCAGGTCTCCGTACCCTCCGCGCGCATGATCCCGCCGGGCGTTCAAATGCAGATCGACGGCGGCAAGGGCGTCAAGCTCGACTACGCGATCTGCATGCCCGACAAGTGCGTCGCCGAAGCGCCGCTTTCCGATGCGCTGATCGCCAGCCTGAAGAAGGGCAATGAGGTCGTCTTCACCTCGGTCAACTTCCAGCGCGCTCCGAACCCGATCAAGATGACGCTCGAGGGGTTCACCGGCGTTTATGATGGCGAACCGATCGAACAGTCCCAGCTCGAAGAGCGCCAGCGCCTGCTGCAGGAAGAAATGCAGAAAAAGGCAGAGGACGCCCGCAAGAAGCTGGAAGAGGCGCAGAAGGCTGCCAAGGCGCAGTAA
- the hspQ gene encoding heat shock protein HspQ, with product MKQRNAKFEIGQVVRHRIFPFRGVIFDVDPEYANTEEWWNAIPQEIRPAKDQPFYHLFAENDETEYVAYVSEQNLVSDDSDRPIRHTQVDELFEKADAGHYKPKAIYRH from the coding sequence ATGAAACAAAGAAACGCGAAATTTGAGATCGGACAGGTGGTTCGCCATCGGATATTCCCGTTTCGCGGCGTCATCTTCGACGTCGACCCGGAATATGCCAATACGGAAGAATGGTGGAACGCGATCCCGCAGGAGATCCGGCCCGCCAAGGACCAGCCCTTCTATCACCTGTTCGCGGAGAATGATGAAACCGAATACGTCGCCTATGTCTCGGAACAGAATCTCGTTTCCGACGATAGCGACAGGCCGATCCGCCACACGCAGGTAGATGAGCTGTTCGAAAAGGCCGACGCCGGGCACTACAAGCCTAAGGCCATATATCGGCACTAG
- the glnA gene encoding type I glutamate--ammonia ligase — MTTASEVLKQIKDNDVKFVDLRFTDPKGKLQHVTMDIAVVDEDMFADGVMFDGSSIAGWKAINESDMVLMPDPETAHMDPFFAQSTMVIFCDILDPVSGESYNRDPRGTAKKAEAYLKASGIGDTIFVGPEAEFFVFDDVKYKADPYNTGFKLDCSELPSNDDTDYETGNLGHRPRIKGGYFPVPPVDSSQDMRSEMLTVLTEMGVTVEKHHHEVAAAQHELGVKFDALVRNADKMQIYKYVVHQVANAYGKTATFMPKPVFGDNGSGMHVHLSIWKDGRPTFAGDEYAGLSETCLYFIGGIIKHAKALNAFTNPSTNSYKRLVPGYEAPVLLAYSARNRSASCRIPFGSNPKAKRVEVRFPDPSANPYLAFAAMLMAGLDGIKNKLHPGKAMDKDLYDLPPKELKKIPTVCGSLREALESLDKDRKFLTAGGVFDDDQIDSFIELKMQEVMRFEMTPHPVEFDMYYSV, encoded by the coding sequence ATGACGACTGCGAGTGAAGTTTTGAAGCAAATCAAGGATAACGACGTCAAGTTCGTCGACCTGCGCTTTACTGACCCGAAGGGCAAGCTGCAGCACGTGACGATGGATATCGCTGTCGTCGATGAAGACATGTTCGCCGACGGCGTCATGTTCGACGGCTCCTCGATTGCCGGTTGGAAGGCTATCAACGAGTCCGACATGGTACTGATGCCCGATCCGGAAACGGCGCATATGGACCCGTTCTTCGCCCAGTCCACCATGGTCATTTTCTGCGACATTCTCGATCCCGTCTCGGGCGAATCCTATAATCGCGACCCGCGCGGTACGGCCAAGAAGGCCGAAGCCTATCTCAAGGCCTCAGGCATCGGCGACACCATCTTCGTCGGTCCGGAAGCGGAATTCTTCGTCTTCGACGACGTCAAATACAAGGCCGACCCGTACAATACCGGCTTCAAGCTCGACTGCTCCGAACTGCCCTCCAATGACGACACCGACTACGAGACCGGCAACCTCGGTCATCGCCCGCGCATCAAGGGCGGCTACTTCCCGGTCCCGCCGGTCGACAGCAGCCAGGACATGCGCTCCGAGATGCTGACCGTTCTTACCGAAATGGGCGTCACGGTGGAAAAGCATCACCACGAAGTGGCCGCGGCTCAGCATGAACTCGGCGTCAAGTTCGACGCGCTGGTGCGCAACGCCGACAAGATGCAGATTTACAAATACGTGGTGCACCAGGTCGCCAATGCGTACGGCAAGACCGCGACGTTCATGCCGAAGCCGGTCTTCGGCGACAATGGCTCGGGCATGCACGTGCATCTGTCGATCTGGAAGGACGGCAGGCCGACGTTTGCCGGCGACGAATATGCCGGCCTTTCCGAGACCTGCCTCTATTTCATCGGCGGCATCATCAAGCACGCCAAGGCGCTGAACGCCTTCACCAACCCGTCGACGAACTCCTATAAGCGTCTCGTCCCGGGCTACGAAGCACCGGTTCTGCTTGCCTACTCCGCCCGCAATCGCTCGGCCTCCTGCCGCATTCCGTTCGGCAGCAACCCGAAGGCAAAGCGCGTCGAAGTCCGCTTCCCGGACCCGAGCGCGAACCCCTACCTCGCCTTCGCCGCCATGCTGATGGCCGGCCTCGACGGCATCAAGAACAAGCTTCACCCCGGCAAAGCCATGGACAAGGACCTCTATGACCTGCCGCCGAAGGAGCTGAAGAAGATCCCGACAGTCTGCGGCAGCCTGCGCGAAGCCCTCGAGAGCCTCGATAAGGATCGCAAGTTCCTGACCGCCGGCGGCGTCTTCGACGACGACCAGATCGACTCCTTCATCGAACTGAAGATGCAGGAAGTCATGCGCTTCGAAATGACCCCGCACCCGGTCGAGTTCGACATGTACTACTCCGTCTGA